AGCTTGCTTGATTAGATTGGGCGTTGGCTTAATATTTCGAAAAGCAGAGTCTTTGCTTGACACACTTGTTCACAAAGTGCTGACTTTGCCATGACTGTAAAAATGGTCAGGTAAGTTAATAGTCCACGTTCTGCTGCCACCATCTGCTGGCTAAGTAGGTGAGTAGGACCTCAGTACTCACTCTGTATTGTAGCTGTATGTTTTTGAACTCTAAAATAAGTCTAACTAAGGAAAGCTCTCCATtagcctgtttaaagtgatcatattGTATACTAACAGATAAAGGTGTGGAAATAACAcagtacatgctttgaattAATTAGATATAGTTATGCAGTGTTCGGATGGCATACAGCAAATGATAGACGGCTCATTACAGCCataagagacttgagacttgacttggacttgcagATAAAGATTTGTGTAATCAGTCAACCCCagtattaaatatttatatatatgtttattttacttttacttgcacTTTTGGTATTTAAGTATATTAATTGCCAGTCATTGCTTATGACACTTAAAGGTATAATGACGATTTAGGATTGTAGGACGGTTGGCTGCcgtcagtttttgatgagttgggagtgagactcaaaaatcaacttttctttcaaatagcacctttaagtagATGTAATATCAGACATTTTTGGCAGTTGTGGAGTGCATTTGtttggctgtttgtttgtttgttttcttttttgtttttttgtgttgtttttggccTCGTTTCTAAGGTGTTGTTACTTATTTGGGCTTATTCCCTATAAACATAtatttcctctctctgtgtacCTGTCTAAAAAGTTGTTAAAACACATGATAGTTTGTCCTGTTGTAGGATCTGTCCACAACCCCATTCCCTCTGCAATACCTCTGGTCGTGGCCGTGTGCAGTTTCTGTAAGTGTGAAATATGTGCATGTCATGcagattttgttttaaatcccagcactgatgaagaaaaagtaaaaaggtgcattgtttATAACATCTTAACTTTCAgctttattcattcatttctcattttttgtTGGCCAGAAAGTTTTTCTTTCAACTTCTTGAAAGTATTTTTGAAATACACTCTCTCACATTTGGGCATGATGGCACTTcctttcagcttttttttttacaaagacCTCTTGCAGTATCTGGCAACACtgacagacaaagttagtgCCTAGCTGGTGACCACAGCTGGGCATATAATAGCTAAAGAGCCAGACATTCCCTTGGGAGTTGGttgagaccaaaacagagctaaaaaggaAGTGAATATTGGATGATTGACTCaatgctctgtgtctgctggatgtgtaaacttGTTTACTAACCTTAACAACTTTAAAAGGTGATGATATTGTTGGTGaagtttctgtgtgtttacagcttgttctaCTGCCCTCTGGTGGCCGAAAATCAAttcatgcagctttaaagcCAGTAAAACAATGTAGGAAAAAAGCATGCAAAGCAAACAtgtgaatatgaaaaaaaagaagttcaaGTGCCACCATCAAACCATCAAATTAAACATTGCATCAGAATTATACAGATAAatcttatttaaaaaaggtcaaCGTAACAGTGAACATGCACAGTAAACTTGAGGCACCATCTCTCTTTGAGGGTTGCATCTTGAATCAAACAGTGTTAAACATCGGTTGGTGAGGAGAGTGAGCGTCCTGGATTATACTTCACAGTTTTTCCTGCCTCAGGGCTCATATATCATCAAATATACAGGTCTGATGTGTGGTGTGGTTTCAGCACCATCTTGAAATCAACAGTGTCACTTTAGGATGCATTAGGCAGCAAGCTTTTCCAGGATCAGTAGTCCAGTTACATCCCTTTCCAAGTTTGTAACAGTCTCATCTGGAAGAAAGATTCACGCGGCAGCTGAATCTGAAGTACTGCTGAATCTTTTTCTTGTACCAGCTGTGCACTGGTccaaattttaaatgtttttgtgactggACGGAGATTTGAAGGCCTGGGTGGTTTAAAAAATTCCCCTCCAGAGGATCAACACCACCACCTGGTGTCCTCCACTCACCATTCTCCACCGAGCTTGAGTCGGCAACAGAGTCTAGGTCGCTATCCCTTTAGCATGACGGCGTCCGCCTCCTTTTCTTTGTCGCGGCTGTTCTGGCTGTTCTGTCGACTCTTCCTGCTAGCCGAGTCCAGCCCTGTGCCCTCGAACAAGCGGGCCATGAACGCCAGCCCCTCTCGTCGGATGTAGGACTTCCCTGCGAAGAAGTAGAGCACTGGGTTGGCACAGCTGCTCATGAAGGCTACGGATGAGGTGACAGCGCGGCTCCTGTGCCATATTTTGTTCAACCTGAGGAAGTAAGCAGAGAATTTTGTTAGATACATCTAACAGAAAAAACTTtggcttgttttattttatatatatacatatatgtgtgtgtgtgtgtgtgtgtgagtgtgtgtgttctcacttACGTTTCTTTTACTTGACCTTGTGGACACAAATCCCATGTAACCTGATAACAAGACAAACAGGTTTAGTTAATAGCAGtgaaaaattcaaaattcaataATCAGCatctttttatgctttttaaaaaaaaaatcatactaaACCTTAACGTATGGTTAATACATTGGACTACAGCCAAAATACTTGGAAGTATGTGTTACTCACTTGCACCATGTTGATGATGTGGTAAGGCAGCCAAAAGAGGCAGAAGGTCAACACGATGGCCAGGATGAGCTTCTCACTACGAATGCGACGGCCGAACCTGGTCTTTTGGATCCGCCGTAAGATGCGAATGTAGCTGAAGACAATGATGCCGTAGGGAATTAAAAACCCCAACGCGAGCTCCAGCGTGTACATGACGACAGCCTGTGCAGGGAAAATAGAATTCAGTATCCTGATATTAACATATATAACATCATGTGatatcacacaaaaaacatgacagagatAATACGTTTCAAAAACCCTGAGATGACAatgcaatgaaaatgttttatttaggtTAACCGCTAAAATCATAGTTAGTTTAGAGCACAGGTAAACTAAATTATCCACACAATGCAACTATACTGCCAGCAGTTGTCGGAGATTTGAGACAACtcttttaaataattttgaaTACGACGGGCAATGTCGTAGATATGACTTCCCTTCACCCGTAGGTGGTGCTACAACAAGATGTTGACACTGTGGCCATGGTAAAGTGGTAAtgactccatccatccatgtgtCAATATGATTGTATATTAGCATTAGTCTGTTTTGCTGCTCATTCAGATCCTGATGTAAAATGAAACTATAAAACTGACACATTTAGAGGattgtgcagctgcagctggtgGAGAATGCAGTATTATTATGGCATTATGAAGGTGATATATTCAGGTTTTGGTTCACTCACATCATGGCTGTTTTCATCATGGACTGGATCACATGCTAAATTATCAGTATTCCCCCTCTTCTTCACTTTCCTGAAGATCATTGCAGGAACAGAGGCGGTCACCGCCAGCACCCACACCACTGCCAGCACCCGCAATACGGTCTTCCGTCCGGCGATGCGACCGAGGCTCTGCGGCCACAGCACCGCCACCAGCCTGTAGACGCTCATGAGCATGATGAGCCAGATGGAGGCGTACATGTTGAGCAGACACAGGTAGAAGAGGACCTTACACATCACATTCCCAAATACCCAGTGCTTCATAACCAGGTAGACGATGAAGAACGGCGTGAGAGCCATCAGAGAGCCGTCGGCGATGGCCAGGTTGAGGATGAGAAGGGTGGTGACGGTCTGCTTTCGGGCACGTGCCAGGATGCTCCAGATGACGAAGAGGTTTCCAGGGAAACCCAACAGAAAGACGATGCTCAGGATGAGGGCGCCCATTGTGGTGGCAGTCGGGTTATCCACAATGGTCTCATTTACCGCAGGGGAGGATACGTTATTGAAGGCCATCTTTGTTACCTACCAAAGAGATAAAAAGTTTAAGTCAGTGCATTAATTGTACCGTTTAAAGATCCAATCAGCAAGATAGCTGATCCTCCATCACTCGGGTTGGTGGCCCAACTATCTTCCTCAAAAGTGTccttgaaataataataaacaagaaTATGGAGACATTTCTCTCCTGTGACAAACGAATCTCTGACTAATAAATAGCGTCACCTCTGACTCCTACTCCATGTTTTATCTGGCGCATGCAGGCCTCAGTCTGACAATACAAGTATGTTTTTCTGCAGGGAAGCGTGGGAGTGTGGCGCAAGTGTAACAGGTTTTAACGGGGACTCCTAATTCCTGAACAACGAGACCAGACACGAGAGGAGAGCAACAGTCAATGTGTATGAGCAATGATCGAGTCTGAGCTTCATATTCTTAGCTAGTTAGTTAAAAGTAGTTAAAAGTTTAATCAATTCAGTTAGGACAACAGGAAATAAGCAGAAATACACCAAAAATAAGGCACAAGAAATATACACATTCTGGCCAAAAGTATATAGACACCACCCTTTTAccttgtacttcacttgagtatttccattttacttTCAAGTTActtttactgcactacatttcaaagggaaatatatattttacatgtagAACATAATCTTAGCACTTTATATTACAGTGTGGTAACAACATGGTAATCAAGGGGTAATAGATTGATAATAAAGCGGTAACAATTAAGTAATACCATGTATTAACCAAAGTCAGAACAAATTGATAGCGTAACAGTTGGTGTATCTGGGTGATATTAGACCAAAACATTGTCATAAACAATGGCTTGTAATATGGAAACatatttaaccctaacccattttTATTTAGCAAATTAACAATTTGGTAACAAAATGGTAATATGGTGGCATTAATGGGCAAATAATCTGATAACAATGAGCTACCCATAATCACTTCATAAATATGATGCTTGTCCATTCTGTTGTAAAGTGTGCTTTAGTTCTGATATTTTCTGACTTGTGCATGGATGAAAACAAATGCCTGCAGCCAGGATCTAAAATCTTGTGTAAGTCCTTGCAGTGAGAAGTTGTCCCACAGCAATCGAAGGTAGTAAAAGTTTCcaaatttagatttaaatgtAGCTGAGGGTGCCGCGTCAGGAAGTCGGTTCCATCTGTGCATAGTAACGACTGCGAAAGCAGCATCGCCATGTTTGGTAAGTTTCAATTTCTGCCCGCAGATCTTCCTCAATCCTACAAACATGATCTTCAAGAGATTCCAGCAGCACTAAAAAATCTATATATGCTCTAAATATATCTCATAAAATAACTGGAAGTCAAGACAAATCTTTAAGAAGAGAATTATGTGCTTGGTTCAGACGTTTGCTTTAGCTCTCATCCACTCAATACATACATAATACAGGTATATGCTCTTGTATGCATCCTGTTGGCTTCTGCAGGCAACATTTTTACTATAGTGATTTCATATTACtgggaaatgttttaaaaggtgACATGTCATCACTTGTTCAACATATCTTGACGGTTAGCTGCAGAGCACACCCTTCGCTGCAGACGCTCAAAACTATGCAGTGCCGGTACTCCTGTGCACATAATCAAATGCTCACACTCACATCTGCTAACCAAAGCTGTTCGATATTTCCAAGCAACTCGCGCTGTAATTATGGATTATTATAGTTTAAATCAGTGTGTAATTGGCTTTCGCGGTTAGCAAGGTCACACAATGTTATATTACAGGTACAAACACTGAGATATTACAGTGCATGCTGTTGCATGCTGTTGTGAACTAAAGAGGATGTTCTGAGCATGTAATTTGTGTAACATCCAAGAGGTCGAGACCTCAGAAGCTGGTATTTGGCactctgtttgttgtgttttggggttttttggtttgtttttcgTTTAATTTTACACAACAGACCATTTAATGTTAAGTTAAGTCAATTAATTTATATAAACCgcatttaaaaacagcaaaaatgtgctttagaaatacaattaaatgcaagttgataatgaaaatgaaacaaattaatAGGTAAGTTGGTAACATATAATACATCAACAAATAGAAAAGCAAAGGACTATATGGTGATGAGAAGATGTGAtttaactattttttaaataaaagatgaaacatATAGACACTGACAGCAATAAATAAGgaattatttgcatttttctttaaaaaaaacttcaaatgttTGTGGTAATGATGTGACAGGGAATATATTTTAACACTTGACAACACTTTAATATAACAGTCATTAATAAaaggtacatttatagttaatcaaAAGTTAAAGCAGAACGCTTTGCTTAATAACTGggtataaagcatttcattgtttgttaacagtgaaataactatgaactaaagtttaattgagtataaatttaccattttttAATGACGGCTATGATAAAATGTTACCAAACTTTTGTCTTCTACTGCGGATGGAGTTGCAACATGAATTGAACTATTGTTGAAGAAAAGCATTTGGTCCAGGTTTCAGtagaagagagagacacagaaatgtGACCACATGGCACATTGTTTACTGAAAGCCGGTCAAACCGCACTGACTGAGGcatcaaagcagcagcagccggtgAACGGTGTCACATTGTGCAATGGTCCAAAGATGAGACGCAGCTATAACCAGTTAATCGGTGTCATTGTCATGTtggagtcttttttttctgtttccgcTCCTCTTGTgggcagcagtgtttgtttttcagcccttgtgttttttacctttttattgtcatttgtaCAAACGGAGCTCCCAGTAAAACAAGTTACCACATCTGAGACTATTAAGCCTCACTGACTCtaaaggtgtgtttgtgtgtcttgtgtgactcacacacatacttgctaaaacacacctgttgcgcctacaaagaaaatgaatacacaGAAACTGTACAACACGTAGATTCGGAGCAAAGCACAGTTAGTCGCACATGTTGTTCATGTGTTTAACAAATTGCAGCTGTCAAATGAACTACAAGgtcacaaagtcacatgaaAACAGTGTATATTCTTAAAGATATACAGCAATAAATGGTAACTCAAGTAAATCctcaaaaagaaacacaatttcCTAGCTTCTCCTCCAACAGTAGCAATATCTGTGGTTGACTGCCGTGTTTTGTTGACAGTTTTTACCACAGTGGTGGTGTAACTGACAGAAACCAACACAAACGCATGAATGCCTGACAGGAAAATTGAAACACTCACCAAGTCATTAACTGTAAATCCCAGCAGAGGAAAGAAGACACCAAGAGCTGCAAAAGAAATCTGAATCTGATGTAAacttatcttttttcttttgacccTTTTTACGTTTTCCCCCCACCCACTCCTTcccactctctttctctcttcctagTGATTGATTTGTCATGCTTGCTGTAACATGTAGTGTAGTGAAGAGGTGTGTCCCCATTACCTGGCGGGCCTCTGCCCTGGCAGTCTGTCAACACTGTCACATGTCAAGTGAGGAATTCCACCTAGTGTCCCTTAAAGGTCTAGTTCACCCAAAAGATTTTCCCTGATACATATTTCCAATTAGATCTCTGCTTTGAGGGTCAACAAACAACCTTAGGATATTAAAAAACCCTTTTGCACTATTGGCCAcaagtatgtggacacccaCACATATGCGCCTGCAGCTACAACATCCTCCGCTCCTCTGGGAAGTCAAGATTAGGGAACCTGGCTGCAGAGACTTGCTCTCACGCAGCCACAAGAGCCCTGGTGAGGTCAAGGTTCGGGCTCACAGCTGACGttccagttaaaaaaaaggacCTTCCCTGAAGCACTGTCACAAAGTTTGAAGCACACTTGTCTAAAATAATGTTGCATGCTGTAGCTTTAATATTTCCCAATCCATGAAAAAGAAGCTCCAGACAAAAAGCACCTGAAGGCAACTGTGTCCACAAACTCATATAGTGAACATTTCTTGTCTATTCTGATTTCATTCAATTCTAATTCAATTGGTTTCTTATTCAATTTTCAGTAACacatttcaggaaacacaaaacatttaacaaaacacaacaacatttggGTTGACATAACATTTAACGAAACACAACAACTTAAGATCAcagaaaaaggagggaaagcacttcctgtttgtgattGGACAGAACCCATGTCTCTGgtgactttgtgttttctgaaatgttgtcgTTTTCTGGCCCTCAAGGCCACCGTAGTAAAGTGCTACACATGTTAAGTTACCTTGCTTGGCTGTAATAGAGAGCgtaatagaatagaatataaTAGAATATAAAAGACTGCAGTTAAGTGACCAAACccaaacaaataatgaagacaTAAAATATGCATTGGAAAATAGTttttgtgatttgggtgaactcaCCCTTTAAACAATAACATTAACACACAGTATCTGTGTGCTTTACAAGCTGTGGTAAAGCTCTATATTGACACattcttgttttactttgttatttgttattctGATGTTGTCTTTAACCAACCATACTGGGCAAGGGGCCAGCTACAAACTGGGTGTGTTGCCACTGTATGACGGGCCTTACAAATACTGTGCAGAAAGACAAGAGTCCTCCACAAGTAAACAGACATCTAGGTcatctgtgcaagcagcttCTTACAACTCGGATTTATGGTAATCATTAGGCAGCGACCTGTAGTGGCCATAATAATTATgacgggagcaaaggaggaagtcaggacGCACCCTGATgccacccattggtttgtggatgtcagttttgaagccttgagtttggaatgtgaccatatttggacataTCTGTAGCCAGacgtgaccatatttggacaagaggttggagctggggaggatgcCCTGATTAGATCGGACTGAgtgctgtatttatttcaaaCCAAACCATGAGTAGTGTTCCCAGCAAACTACCCATTctgtcatttaggtatgaggacgTATGGCGAAGGAAAACCAGAACACCAACAGAAACCCCAAGCAGATTTGGGGAGGACTTAAAAACTCCCCACAGAAACTTCAAGCCCAGGATGCTCTTGCTAATGACAGGAACAAACCAGATGAATACAAACAACGCTATTAAGTTTATTCTTTAAGCACAATACAAGGTACATTTTACAATCATCAAGGCATTCACAGGTGAAAAAGTGTGTCATCCCCGGCGGGCATGgaatatttgttcatttttccaAGTAAAATTACCACATATTCCAGAACGAATCAATTATTCAGGAGATGCATGAACTTGCAAGTTCACATTCTtacttgatgaaaaaaaaaacaactcatgcATTAGCATTTTGACTAATGCCACGCTTGAACACAAACGAAATgcaaacaaagctttttctcaAGAAAATAGAAACAGTCTGAAGTTGTGTGGATGACTTCACTCAGGGTGAAGCGGGCTTTGTCACAGCTTGAAAACTCTGTTACCTCAACATCTGACTTATAAAAACAGACTGATATCAATTTTCTGATGCAAAAACTATTACTGAGCCTTGGAAGGGATAcgtaagaaaataaatatccgGTTTTGGGTCGCTGAGGACGCTAAATATTTCATGGTAAAGTGCAAAAAACTTCAAATTACGCATTTTTCTACCATAACTTGACCAGCTGTGCAAACACTCCAGCATCGTACCATTCATAGTTCAGCCCAAGCCCGGGATAGAGAGGCTGGGTGAACGTCGTCTTGACTTTGTGGAGCAGAACCATCGGCTCAGAGAcctgataaaaacacagaatgcCCGCTTTATAATCCAGATACACTCCAATTTTGTTGGAGCTGGTGCCCGACACCGCCGTTTCCACGTTATTGTGACGGAACGAGTAACCGTTCTTTGCGCACTCTAGACTCCAGGACTTGTCACTGTTTCCGAAACGCGACTCGTCTGACGTTCGGCTGATGTCCTTGTAGGCCACTGCTGCGGACAGAGTGCGAGCGTaccactccacctcccagtagcATCGCTCTGATAAACCCTCCTCGCACAGCACCTGCGCAAACTTAGTGAACCTGTCCGGGCGAGCGGCGTACGGGCTGGGCGAAGGCTTCATCATGAGGTTCTTGCTTACCAGGTTGAGATAGGGGTAGTTCGAGGTCACGTCCAGTGTGAGGGGACGGCAGTCTGCCAGGAAAACAAAGTGAGGATAAACAATGATTCAAATCACAAACGGTGATGATTACTGCATTAAAGTGAAGGAGTCAAGTGAATTTCTTACAGCGTAGAAAGTCTTCTCTGCTTTGAGGTTCCGGCAGTAGCGAGAAGTCAACATAAGAGACTGTAAGAAAGAAACAGTCTTAATCATCACTGGACACGAATACAGCCAAAACACAAGAGTCAGAATCTGTATATTTACAGATGTTACCTGTGGCAGAGATCCTGGGCCACGTATCATTTAACACGGTCTCTAATTTGTCTCTCAGCTCAGACACGCTCTCGGTCACATCCTTGAAACAGCGCTGAGGAGCAGCACCAGGTGAAAAGTCCGGAGAGTCACAGGAAGGGGAGAGAGACTGGAAAACCTGAGGAGAAAACGAGACAAAGACATTAAAACGATATTGGCGAATAGGGAGAGTTTGAGTCAGGAATGTCAGCATCTTGCAGCTCATTCAGATTCATTGCTGgtttgtacagacatttattATAGTAACACGTTGTCACCcattaatgacaataataagatttaataataatttctgTTCCTATTCCATCTATTTCTTATTCACCCTTTAActttatatgaaaatataacTGTGATCCCTACAGGTTCATTTTTGTCATACATTGCAATATCCATTATGGCCAGTAGATGGGACTGTTTTCCATCATCTCAACTGGGCTCACTTAAACTTAAAGACTTGGGAGTAATTTGGCTGTAATGTATAAGGGACTAATACTGCCTAAAGAACAGAGTTTgacaaattttaaaaattaattacattttttaaattattttcagtgcatttagtgccattaattaatttattaagccgtttatttatttactaccTCAtgattaatgcaaaaaaaaaaaaaaagggataagaaaaattgaaaacaacaactttaaaaagTCAGAGACAACACAAATAAAGTGATCTGGCACCTGAATCAAATGGATGTGATCGTCAGTGCGTAACAGACGTTCCAGTTCggtgtctctcctcctcagctgggTGACCTCCTCCCTCAGCTGCAGCCGAAGCTCCTGAGCGTGAGCGACGGCAGTTTTCTCCTGGTCTGCGATCAGCTGCTTCAGCTCTCCGTGTCTCCTCAGCATGGAGGCGATCAGGTCGCCGAAGATCTTGTTGCAGTCCTCCAGCGCCGTATCTGCAAAGCTCTGTTTGAACACATCGGCTTTTTATCGTTTAAAAGATTCGTGAGCTAGCAACTAATGATTAGTTTTTTAAAGAATGGTAAAAACACGCTTAGCAGAATTTCCctgagcccaaagtgacgtcttcaaattggatcaacagtccaaaacccaaagactcttcatttattatcataattgacaaagaaaagcagcaaattctcacctttaagaagctggaaccaacatttttacattttttttttacatttttgcttgtaAAACGACTGAAATGATAAATCGATCACCAAAATAAGCTTTTCAAAATGAGTGTTTCTCAGGTCTGAAggtcaaaaagaagaaaaccgACGActaatgaatgctaatgttgctttgtAGCTGCTGGATGTTTAAACAAGCAACTAATGcatctgctaaaaaaaaacttacCATATCGACTTATAAAGTGGTAATACTGTATGTCAGTGTTGCGATCACAACTTCTTTCTGCTGCCAagaagtggtgaaaaatcacaatcagttattgcaggtttacTGGAAGAGCTGAGAGCCGTTAATCAGTGTGGAAAATTGGGAGTATGTTGAAAATACTCCCTGAATTCTTGACGCCAGGTGCCAAAGTTAAAAAGTCACTCCAGGTTAAAATGGGAGCTTACAAGCTGCAGCTACACCCCAAACAGATGACGCTCATACGCCtctaaattaatgtttttcacaCCTCGAGATTCTCCTCAGCTTCTTTCAgcccctccagctcctcctctctctgcacgACTCTCTTCTGGATTTCCTTTTGCCTGGAAACCAAATGTTTCTGGAAGGAAGAAAGTGGGATTATTTCCTGTGACGCTGGAAGGGCTCAGATTTTCAAAAACCAAACATGCTACCTCTATGTCAGCCCTTTGTTCGGAAACAGAAGTGGTGGTGTGGCTCTTGTGCTCATCTACAGCGCACACAGAGCAAACAAGCTGCTCGTCCGTCCGGCAGTAGATCTCAATCAGCTTGTTGTGCTTCGTACACATCTTCTCCTGCAGTGGGACTGTAGCAGAGACCAGCTGGTGCTTCTTAAACACAGGAACACTGTGTCGAGACTGGAGGTGAGCCGGACAGTACGATGCCAGACACGTCAGGCAGGACATGGTGGCTTTGTTGGgtctggtctcagggcagaaatCACAGGCGACGTCTGACGGGTCGGCACAGGCCACAGGAGCAGGGGGAGAAGCCTGCTGGACGCTCAGATTCTCCACAAGCTGGGGATGAGAGGAAAGAAGTGATGATGATATTTGGTCGACATATTCACCAATacctatatactgtatgtgcaaagGCTAATTTATCAGTCTAGCACGAGTGCATACATCTGCCAAGTCtatatttgttcatttaatgttaaaaaaaatggcaacatttttaatctacatcaaaataaaaatgtgaaaattatttttttttatgggggagaaattttaatcagtGCAGAAAAATCATCACTGGTAAtttttcatgaatgaaaaaaacaaataaacaaacttgactgaacaaactgtcttaaaaggacaacactttgtttacatgtggcggaccctgccacctttccagcttcgaaaacagtgctctggggacTTTATTCTCCTCTGTGGGCGGTTTTTctattcagtttttaaaaaaataaatacttctgagtttgtattattaccatagtgatattgtaaatattaaatttcagagtttgaattttcCTTCCAAAAATACACCGTTCACCTTTAATTTATGGAGAAAAATAGAAGTAAATATGACCTAAATTTACTGGTTACACCAAACCTTAGTCAAATTTTGTCAACTTTTGAAACATAACAAACTATTTCGACTGTACCACTCCTTCTTGCactacattttgtattttagcataaaaagacactttttattCCTAGTCTAGTTCACCTAGTTCACCTCAGCCAGCATGTTGTTCCTCCTCAGGACAGGCCTCGGACTGAACGTCTCCCTGCAGTAGGGACAGCTGTACTttcccctctgctcctcctgcgTGTCCCAGAAACCCTCAAGACAGCTTCTGCAGTAATTGTGTCCACAATTTAAAGAAACTGGATCCTTCGGCCGGGCCAGACACACCGAACAGCAGAACTGTGGCTCGTCTCGCTGTTGCTTGTCAGCCATGTTAGTGACAACTACTGACAGATAAAGAGGTTCATGTTGTGTATAAAAGGGACTTCgactccttcttctccttcttc
This is a stretch of genomic DNA from Pagrus major chromosome 10, Pma_NU_1.0. It encodes these proteins:
- the LOC141004169 gene encoding leukotriene B4 receptor 1-like, translating into MGALILSIVFLLGFPGNLFVIWSILARARKQTVTTLLILNLAIADGSLMALTPFFIVYLVMKHWVFGNVMCKVLFYLCLLNMYASIWLIMLMSVYRLVAVLWPQSLGRIAGRKTVLRVLAVVWVLAVTASVPAMIFRKVKKRGNTDNLACDPVHDENSHDAVVMYTLELALGFLIPYGIIVFSYIRILRRIQKTRFGRRIRSEKLILAIVLTFCLFWLPYHIINMVQVTWDLCPQGQVKETLNKIWHRSRAVTSSVAFMSSCANPVLYFFAGKSYIRREGLAFMARLFEGTGLDSASRKSRQNSQNSRDKEKEADAVMLKG
- the LOC141003960 gene encoding E3 ubiquitin-protein ligase TRIM47-like, yielding MADKQQRDEPQFCCSVCLARPKDPVSLNCGHNYCRSCLEGFWDTQEEQRGKYSCPYCRETFSPRPVLRRNNMLAELVENLSVQQASPPAPVACADPSDVACDFCPETRPNKATMSCLTCLASYCPAHLQSRHSVPVFKKHQLVSATVPLQEKMCTKHNKLIEIYCRTDEQLVCSVCAVDEHKSHTTTSVSEQRADIEKHLVSRQKEIQKRVVQREEELEGLKEAEENLESFADTALEDCNKIFGDLIASMLRRHGELKQLIADQEKTAVAHAQELRLQLREEVTQLRRRDTELERLLRTDDHIHLIQVFQSLSPSCDSPDFSPGAAPQRCFKDVTESVSELRDKLETVLNDTWPRISATVSYVDFSLLPEPQSREDFLRYCRPLTLDVTSNYPYLNLVSKNLMMKPSPSPYAARPDRFTKFAQVLCEEGLSERCYWEVEWYARTLSAAVAYKDISRTSDESRFGNSDKSWSLECAKNGYSFRHNNVETAVSGTSSNKIGVYLDYKAGILCFYQVSEPMVLLHKVKTTFTQPLYPGLGLNYEWYDAGVFAQLVKLW